The proteins below are encoded in one region of Balaenoptera ricei isolate mBalRic1 chromosome 6, mBalRic1.hap2, whole genome shotgun sequence:
- the ALDOB gene encoding fructose-bisphosphate aldolase B: protein MAYQFPALTSEQKKELSEIAQRIVANGKGILAADESVGTMGSRLQRIKVENTEENRRQFREILFTVDDSVSQSIGGVILFRETLYQKDSQGKLFRDILKEKGIVVGIKLDQGGAPLAGTNKETTIQGLDGLSERCAQYKKDGADFGKWRAVLKIDNQCPSHLAIQENANTLARYASICQQNGLVPIVEPEVIADGDHDMEHCQYVTEKVLAAVYKALNDHHVYLEGTLLKPNMVTAGHASTKKYTPEQVAMATVTALYRTVPAAVPGICFLSGGMSEEDATLNLNAINLCPLPKPWKLSFSYGRALQASALAAWGGKAANKKATQEAFMKRALANCQAAKGQYVHTGSSGAASTQSLFTACYTY from the exons ATGGCCTACCAATTTCCAGCCCTCACTTCAGAACAGAAGAAGGAGCTCTCAGAAATTGCCCAGCGCATTGTTGCCAATGGGAAGGGGATCCTGGCTGCAGATGAGTCTGTAG GCACCATGGGGAGCCGCCTGCAGAGGATCAAGGTGGAGAACACTGAAGAGAACCGCCGGCAGTTCCGCGAAATCCTCTTCACCGTGGATGATTCCGTCAGCCAGAGCATCGGGGGCGTGATCCTTTTCCGTGAGACCCTCTACCAGAAGGACAGCCAGGGAAAGCTGTTCAGAGACATCCTCAAGGAAAAAGGGATTGTGGTGGGAATCAAG TTAGACCAAGGAGGTGCTCCCCTTGCAGGAACAAACAAGGAAACCACCATTCAAG GGCTTGATGGCCTTTCTGAACGCTGTGCTCAGTATAAGAAAGATGGCGCTGACTTTGGGAAGTGGCGTGCTGTGCTGAAGATTGACAACCAGTGTCCATCCCACCTTGCTATCCAGGAAAATGCCAACACCCTGGCCCGCTATGCCAGCATCTGTCAGCAG aatgGGCTAGTACCCATTGTTGAACCAGAGGTAATTGCTGATGGAGACCATGACATGGAACACTGCCAGTATGTTACTGAGAAG GTCCTGGCTGCTGTCTACAAGGCCCTGAATGACCATCATGTTTACTTGGAGGGAACCCTGTTGAAGCCCAACATGGTGACTGCTGGACATGCCTCCACCAAGAAGTATACTCCAGAGCAGGTGGCAATGGCCACCGTCACAGCTCTCTACCGTACTGTTCCTGCAGCTGTTCCTG GCATCTGCTTTTTGTCTGGTGGCATGAGTGAAGAGGATGCTACTCTCAACCTCAATGCTATCAACCTTTGCCCTCTACCAAAGCCCTGGAAACTAAGTTTCTCTTATGGACGGGCCCTGCAGGCCAGTGCACTGGCTGCCTGGGGTGGCAAGGCTGCAAACAAGAAGGCAACCCAGGAGGCTTTTATGAAGCGGGCCCTG